The genome window ATCCGCAGTTCAGACAATGGTTTAGGAGGTTCTGCTGGCAGCCTTGTGACTTCACTTCTCACAATGCTTGTTACTGGAGGGAGTGGTGGCATTGGAATGAGACAGGTACATATATACAACCTAGACCATGTTCTTTGTGTGTGTCGGAATGCCgattagggtcacaaggtggGGTTTATCCCGTGCACACCCTCGAGTAGTGACTGCAGATTTTTCTTGTGAATCATATTAAATGGTGTCTGAATtgagtattacatttgagtttTCAAAATCTCTAGCCGACAATTAGATTTTTCTAAGAAGGGGTTCGAACTCCCGACTTGTCTTTAAGGGACAAGAGTGCACAGCCACTCACTCTTGAGATTTGTGTGTTTAGTTTTCTTGTTTTTCGTTTCTGTGCTACCTAGCTCATATGTAATGTTAAGGTTGTTTGCTCTTTTTTGGCAGGAGCCGCAGTTGACTGCTAATGAACAATTTGATGTATACACCAAACCATTCTCATTATAACAACCGAAGCATGCAACATTTTAGGCTCGATTGGATATTGTCTGATTGTCAAGAAGTTTGTAACTTTAGATGAAATGTCTCACTATAACAACCGAAGCATGCAACATTTTAGGCTCGATTGGATATTGCCTGATTGTCAAGAAGTTTGTAACTTTAGATGAAATGTCTCACGATATGTACcccatttttgtttttaaatccTCACTTGATTTTGAGTTCAATTATTTATAGTATATGTACTTGTTGGGGACATTTCCAGTCAAGTTAGTtgaataatttacaaaaatcatCATTTGTTTCTAGCTGAATCTTGAATCTCAACTTTTAAGGGTTTTTCATATTTCGATCTGATAGAACATTTgaaagatgtaaatcatgataactcaaacATAGAAACTAAATTTTTACTCAACACTATCACTGATGAAACTCGATCTTGTGTTATTCCCAAACTGATCACCAAACCAACATGAGCAATAGTAATATCCGATGTAGATTGTTTTGatgttttcatttatttattattttgccCACAGTTTATGGAAAATTACATAACACCCCTAAAGGTTTGTTCGGTTACGTGTGAAGAATAGCACAGGATCATTTCCCAGAACTTATATTTGTTTTCCGGCGAGTCCGCCTTCTCCGGCCGGTTTCCGATCCGCTGTTCTATTCCCCAATGAAGGTCGCTGGAAGATTTGCATTTCTCTCCTCCGTTACAAGTAATTTCCTTTTCCTAACTGTTTTATTGTTCACAAGTCCAACTGTAAGCATCAGGCTTTCGGATCGGACCCTCGAGTCTCCGGCGGATCCGTTCAATCGCCCCTCGAAAACAGCGTTTTTTGCTCTGGGGAGCTTTTGGAGGTCCGAGGCGGTGTTTGGTTGCTTAGTCGGCGTCGTCAGAACTACCGCCGGCTATGCCGGAGGGTCCAAGAGCAACCCCGAGTACCGCAACTTGGGCGACCACGCCGAGTGTGTACAGGTAACATTCATTCTCTTAAACTGCGAGGATTGAATCCTCTATTTTCGTGCATAATTCAGAaacctattaaaattatttactttGGCTtgatcataaattcataatcacGCTGTTGAACCCTAATTTCCCGGGCGAATGGTCTGTGTTGGATGTGCTTTATGTATGACGTACAAATTTGTTAATGGAGCAGAATTTAAGTTGTGGATGAATTATGTATCGTGTATAACTATTTCTGAATGGAAAAGTGATTGTAGATTCAGCTTGTGGGGAACTAGACAAGGCAAGATGGTCATTGatgaataaattgtaatatCTGAGGATTCAATTGAGTCTGAGTTGTGCTAAAGGAACAATCTTTAACCATTTGGGTGAAAAACTAGCTAGTGTTCATTGAATGCGTAATGGCATCTGTTGGTGCTTCAGTAACGGCATTTTAGTTTCATAACTTTGCGGGCTCTCCAGTAGTGTAGTTTATGTTCTTGACAAATGTGATATTTGATTATGCCATGCCCATTGTCTTTGCAGTTTCTCTTTCTTCCTGTTGGATTTATATTTGTTCTAAATGAGTCAATTTTGCTGGGAGCTAACAACAAAGCATTACTTGGGCATCTATTAGGCATTCTTTTGCTATTTCACATAAttattttgcttttgttttcaaTTATCTTACACTTGACGGTTGTTCTTTTAGCTTCAGTTGTCTGTTTTTTGTGGCAGTAAGGTGGCCTAActagtattttaaattaatcactTCTGTGAATCTACCATTGTAAAtccattttcatttctttgtgTATGAATATCTATTTCATTCAATTCTTTTCTAACGGGCTTTCATAAAATATGCTGTAGATTGAGTACGATCCCAGATTGATTAGTTTTAGACAACTGCTGGAGGTCTTCTGGTCAAGCCACGATTCTAGGCAAGTCTTCGGGCAAGGCCCTGATGTGGGTAACCAGTACAGGTATCACTCTCATTCACAAGTGACATTTCCTGGAGACTGCAGAATGCATGCCTGCAACTATGCAAGTGCAAGATAGAGTTCATATAGTGTGTGTAAAGCAGGTCTATCATATTCACAAATGGAACCGAGGAGGCCAGATTGGCTGGGGTCAGCAAAGAACGAGAGCAATCAAGGTCCAGGAGCAGCATTGTCACTACTCAAATTCAACAGCTTGAAACATTTTACCCTGCAGAGCCTGAACATCAGGTATAGTAGTATTCATAATCTAGCCCCAATGCTTTCTCAAAATTGACATTAAGGATTTGGACCCACTTTGCCTCAACTTCACATTAAAATTTGAGCTAGCCTTTAAACTTTggtgttgaaacttgaaagagaTATGGATGCATGCTTGAAGAGAGCCAAAACTAGTTTTCCAAATCCAAAATCTGAAATATTTGTTTCATCCTTTGCTACTTATTCATTAATGATTATCGACATACTGAACTGAACTGCAAGTATATCATTTCCGTTCTGCAGAAATTTGAGCTGAAACGAAATCCATTCCTTCTTCAGTTGATGGGGAACATGCCTGAGGAAGAGCTAGAGAGTTCAACAATGGCAACAAAACTAAATGGCTATGCAGCAGAACTCTGCCCTCCAAGGATCCAAAAACAGATTGATGCAAAGATTAATGATATCATCAAGAAAGGCTGGCCTGTTTTGAAAGACATATAGCCCCCATACATTGACCAAGGTTTATACCGTGTTGTGGGTGAAggatatataaatatgattcaGCTTTGAATTCTTAAAAGGAAGGTGACCATGTTTTTGAAGTGATTATCACTACATCTTTGAAAAACACATTATTCAGTTTAAACTGATTGTCTTCTTTGAGTTCTTTCATAGTTTCATTGTAagtatattacatttatttaaattaataacaaATGTTATAATTAATGTTCATTACAGTCAAACTAAATGCACAtctttatatatttgaattgcatgttcatcatcatcaatattCCTTGTTCACAGGAAATAAGATATCAGCCAGCAAGAATACATAACTGGAACAGAACCAAAAAGAAATTGAGAATGAAAATGGAGAATAAATTCAAGCAATCCCAGAAAGAGAGTGAGAAATCGGAGTTAACAATTAGTACAGAATCTAAGCTCTtggaataaaattgaaattcaacAGCCGCATATAACTTTCCAGTTGCCTCTGATGGATAGACAACTACTACAAAAGATTCTACGGTATTAGAACAAATCGATGCATCGAAGACAGAGAACATCAGAAACGCTTTGACCTGCGCTCTTTCCTTATATCGGTCCTGATCCAGTTCTCAATCCGCTTCACAACAAAGAAGTACTGCCAAG of Ipomoea triloba cultivar NCNSP0323 chromosome 3, ASM357664v1 contains these proteins:
- the LOC116014058 gene encoding peptide methionine sulfoxide reductase A5, whose translation is MKVAGRFAFLSSVTSNFLFLTVLLFTSPTVSIRLSDRTLESPADPFNRPSKTAFFALGSFWRSEAVFGCLVGVVRTTAGYAGGSKSNPEYRNLGDHAECVQIEYDPRLISFRQLLEVFWSSHDSRQVFGQGPDVGNQYRSIIFTNGTEEARLAGVSKEREQSRSRSSIVTTQIQQLETFYPAEPEHQKFELKRNPFLLQLMGNMPEEELESSTMATKLNGYAAELCPPRIQKQIDAKINDIIKKGWPVLKDI